The following proteins are co-located in the Trichormus variabilis 0441 genome:
- a CDS encoding phage holin family protein: MNEIVTLLIVWVVTSVSLLIISKLPLGVEVDSPQKAFISAAILGIVTAIIRPILRLIFVVPDILTFNLLSGFFTFMIAVVCFSIAAWLVEGFRLRFGIWSAVLGAFALTIINSLIYKLLGL, from the coding sequence ATGAACGAAATTGTGACGCTGCTAATTGTTTGGGTAGTTACATCTGTCAGCTTATTGATTATTAGTAAGTTGCCTTTAGGTGTTGAAGTTGACTCTCCACAAAAAGCATTTATTTCTGCTGCGATTCTGGGTATTGTGACGGCAATAATCAGACCCATTTTACGGCTAATATTTGTGGTTCCCGATATCCTCACATTTAACTTGTTATCGGGTTTTTTCACCTTTATGATTGCCGTGGTTTGTTTTAGTATTGCAGCTTGGTTAGTCGAGGGTTTCCGTTTGCGCTTCGGAATCTGGAGTGCTGTGCTAGGCGCTTTCGCCCTGACTATTATTAACAGCTTAATCTACAAATTGTTGGGATTATAA